One window of Saimiri boliviensis isolate mSaiBol1 chromosome 4, mSaiBol1.pri, whole genome shotgun sequence genomic DNA carries:
- the CCN2 gene encoding CCN family member 2, with product MTAAGVGPVRVAFALLLALCSRPAVGQNCSGPCRCPAEPAPRCPAGVSLVLDGCGCCRVCAKQLGELCTERDPCDPHKGLFCDFGSPANRKIGVCTAKDGAPCIFGGTVYRSGESFQSSCKYQCTCLDGAVGCMPLCGMDVRLPSPDCPFPRRVKLPGKCCEEWVCDEPKDQTVVGPALAAYRLEDTFGPDPTMIRANCLVQTTEWSACSKTCGMGISTRVTNDNASCRLEKQSRLCMVRPCEADLEENIKKGKKCIRTPKISKPVKFELSGCTSVKTYRAKFCGVCTDGRCCTPHRTTTLPVEFKCPDGEVMKKNMMFIKTCACHYNCPGDNDIFESLYHRKMYGDMA from the exons ATGACCGCCGCCGGCGTGGGCCCCGTCCGCGTCGCCTTCGCGCTCCTGCTCGCCCTCTGCAGCCGG CCGGCCGTCGGCCAGAACTGCAGCGGGCCGTGCCGGTGTCCGGCCGAGCCGGCGCCGCGCTGCCCGGCGGGCGTGAGCCTCGTGCTGGACGGCTGCGGCTGCTGCCGCGTCTGCGCCAAGCAGCTGGGCGAGCTGTGCACCGAGCGCGACCCCTGCGACCCGCACAAGGGCCTCTTCTGCGACTTCGGCTCCCCGGCCAACCGCAAGATCGGCGTGTGCACGG CCAAAGACGGTGCTCCCTGCATCTTCGGTGGCACCGTGTACCGGAGCGGAGAGTCCTTCCAGAGCAGCTGCAAGTACCAGTGCACGTGCCTGGACGGGGCGGTGGGCTGCATGCCCCTGTGCGGCATGGACGTTCGCCTGCCCAGCCCCGACTGCCCCTTCCCGAGGAGGGTCAAGCTGCCCGGGAAATGCTGCGAGGAGTGGGTGTGTGACGAGCCCAAGGACCAAACCGTGGTTGGGCCTGCCCTCGCCG CTTACCGACTGGAAGACACGTTTGGTCCAGACCCAACTATGATTAGAGCCAACTGCCTGGTCCAGACCACAGAGTGGAGCGCCTGTTCCAAGACCTGTGGGATGGGCATCTCCACCCGGGTTACCAATGACAACGCCTCCTGTCGGCTGGAGAAGCAGAGCCGCCTCTGCATGGTCAGGCCTTGTGAAGCCGACCTGGAAGAAAACATTAAG AAGGGCAAAAAGTGCATCCGTACCCCGAAAATCTCCAAGCCTGTCAAGTTTGAGCTTTCTGGCTGCACCAGTGTGAAGACATACCGAGCTAAATTCTGCGGAGTGTGCACCGACGGCAGATGCTGCACCCCCCACAGAACCACCACCCTGCCCGTGGAGTTCAAGTGCCCTGACGGCGAGGTCATGAAGAAGAACATGATGTTCATCAAGACCTGTGCCTGCCATTACAACTGTCCTGGAGACAATGACATCTTTGAGTCACTGTACCACAGGAAGATGTACGGAGACATGGCGTGA